CTGGACAACTTCAACAGCGCTGAGGCAGAGGGCAGCCGCTACGTGTTGACCAGCCCCCGCTCGCTGGAGGCCTGCGCCCGTTGCGGGGTCCGGCCAGTCGAGCTGCTCCACAAGAGCATCAACGAGCTTGCCAAGGAAGCCCCCGCCAGGTCCATGAGGGTGGCCGCGGGGCTGTACGAGGTGtacgagagggagaggcagaggaagctgcGAGACTGCAGGGAGGAACGGGAAAAGATTATccgggaggagaggaggaggaggagggcgtgtAGTACAGTCCGGAACAGCCTGCCCTCCTCCCCAGCTCCCAGGACTAAGAGGACCCAGGCCCTGGACCTCAGCAGAACCAAGAGTCACTCCACTGAGTATCTGCAAAAGAAGCAGGACAGCAACTCGACAATCACGTCCTCCGACTCTggcgcctcctcctccttcagtgGAGACACCTGCAAGGACAGGCAGGGCTGGCTGAAGGTCAGCCCCAGGGGTAAGGCAGTGACCGAGCTCCATACCCCCATGGGCAAAAGCCTCAGCCTGGGCGACCTCTGCCACTCGCCGCAGACCACCCAGAAAGTGGCCAAGATCGTGCGGGAGCTGAAGAAGAAGGGGCACGCCGAGGTGTCGGAGAGGGACAGGAAGATCGCCGCCCTCATGCTGGCCAGGCACCAGGAGGAGACACTGATGAGTCACCAGAGCCACCGGgcccaggtggagtgggagacgcACCGGAGGCGGGAGGCCACGCGGCGGGAGATGGAGGAGCGCGAGAGGCAGCGGGCAGTGCTGCAGTGCCAGAAGatgtgggagagcaggctggaggCCAGGCGCACCAAGCAGAgccaggagcagaaggaggcagcCATTCTCAAACAGCAGCAAGCCCTCCTGCAGGAGGAGAAGTGGAGGCTGCTGGCGGGTAACCAGGAGCAGCAGAGGAAAGGCAGGCTGGAGCACGCCAAGCTCGAGGCACAGGAGAAGAAGATCCACCAGGAGGAGCACCTGCGGAGCAAGGAGTTGGAGATGAAAATGGACCTGGAGTTTAAGGAGCAGATCCTGCACCAGAAGTTGACCCTGGCTAAGGAGAAGAAAGTGGAGATGGAGGTGAAGCAGGTGAGGGAGAAAAAACTCACAAACATGGTGGAGAGGTTGAAGCACGAAGCCGCCTTGAAAGAGATCGCTAAGGAAATGGCAATGGAGAGGAAGATGCTGAGGAAGTCCCTGGATCAAAGGCTGGCCAGGTCGCAGGAAAACTTTGAGCAGCTGCTGGAGAAGAGGAACCGCGACCTGAAGGAGAGGTCCACCAAAGAGGAACTGCAGATCCGAAGGGCGAGGATAGCAGCGGAGCAGCACGAGAAGGAACACAAGGAGCACCTGGAAGCCCTGGCCCGGGCGGCGGAGAGGAAGATCCAGCACGCGGCGCAGGTAGCCCAGGAGAAGATCCAGCAGATCAGCCGCAGGGCCGTCGAGAGCAGGGTCGAGAGGGAGAGGATTCACCGGCTCAACAAGCTCAAGCTGGAGGAAGACGAGGAGTCCAAACGCAGGGAGATCCAGCACTCCATCACCAAGAAGCTGGAGAAGAGTGAACGGATCTTCAGGGAGAGACAGATCGCTCTAGAGAACTCGCGTTCCTTGGCCAGAGCCTCCTTCCAGATCCGGGATAAGGTGCGCTCCGAAATAAACACGAGGACTTTTGATAAGATGGCCCTTGAGGCTGAACTGCACGCCCACCTGGACAAAAAGTAGCCAGGGCGAGACCCCCTTTGTGGACTTCTGTGCTACTTCCCGGGAATGAACCCAGAGGATGCCTTTTTATAAAATAAACTGTTTATATTTCAGGAGAATCAACGTAATGTACCACTTGCATAATGCTTGATGTTTAAATGTGTACAGAGCACAATTGAACCCTTGGGTAGATGGTCGCTTTAATTGACAGTTGCCTTTTCCAGGCCTTAACACATTCCAATAATTTGAGTTAGTAACTTTTGCTTGAGTGGTTGTCAGATTCTGTGTGGttaacgtggcacagtggttagcgctgctgcctcacagtgccagggttcgattcccggcttgggtcactgtctgtgcagagtctgcgcgttctccccgtgtctgcgtgggtctcctccggttgctccggtttcctcccacggaccgaaagacgtgctggttagatgcattggccatgctaaattctccctcattgtacccgaacaggcgctggagtgtaggggattttcacagtaacttcattgcagtgttaatgtaagcctacttgtgacactaataaataaacttttaacgagTGTTGGCGGTGACTCAGCCTTGGCTATGGAAGGGATGTTTGTCATTCTATAGGGAGTGACGGAGATCCCTTGTAACAGGACCGACACACAGATCTTTGTTAGTTTGAAAGTTACTGTTTaaacactggaatatattttctcTGGCCTAACCTAGTTCACTCAAACTGCTGTGATCCTTACGGGAGATCCTTTAAGCTGGGTTTTTTTTACAGCTGTTTTGTTCGGACAAAAACCCTTAATACATTTAACTTTTTTGGGGTTTACGGTGAATGGATATTGCTCAGTGAATGTGTATGGTAAAAATGTTTAAGGTCAGTTCCGCAATTAATTCAGATTGTGATTGAATAGAAAAATAAGCTCAGGTAcaggaaagagaggagggggcGTGGGGTAAGAAGGTGGAACAATGAACGGGAATGCCAACATCACAGGAAAGCATCTTTAATTCTGACCCCCAAAGATTGGGATTTGGTTTATTCCTCAGGTTAAGTTTCCATTCTGaaactagggcggcacagtggcacagtgcttagcactgctgcctcacagagccagggttcgattcgggcctcgggtaactgtgtggagtttgcacattctccccgtgcctgcgtgggtttcctccgggtgctccggtttcctcccacactccaaagatgtgcgggttaggtggattggccatgctaaattgtcccttagtgtcaaggggattagcagggtaaatatgtggggttacggggatagggcctgggtggaattattgttggtgcaggctcgatgggcagaatggcctccttctgtactgttgggattctatgaaatctgttaAGGTGCCCCTTCATCCGGTTAGCAGCACAGATATGGCCACCTCACTGAAATGCCCCATGCCCATTGTGTTTGGGGAGTGATTCTCTTAGAttcactccccacccctcacctttaCCCCCACCTTCTCGTTCTTTCCTCGGATATATTTTCCCTCCCTTTTTTTTAAGGATGGCGATTCATGCAGGGATTGACTTCCACACGCTGTTTGGGATCTGATTGATGGATGAGTTGAGGGTCAGGTGTTATGGGAAGGGCTACACCCCAGTGATCCGACAGCACAATGTAAATATGTATTGAACATGCCTTCATCCAGAAGGTGTAGATGTAGGGTTGGGTACTTGTTAATACACCTAGAAAAATGGATAGTGGGTTAACTACATTTCTAATGGCTTAATCTGATGTTGTGGTTGGTAGACTGGTAAATCTAGAGGAAataaattcaaatcccactctggaaattggagaatttgaattcactttttaaaatctggaaataaattgGTACAGTTTAACAAGAAAATGTGACCTGGAAGCTGTTGGATTGTTATCCAAAACCCAACTGCACAGCTGCctatatatgtgactccagtcccaggcCAAGCTCCTAATCCCTCTTGGATGAGAGCTAGCAAGATACTGTGTTGCATCATCACCTTCCTTAGGGTAACTTAGGGTTGGCATATatgatgtgggcggcacagtggttagcactgctgcctcacagctccagggacccaggttcaattccggcttcaggtcactgtctgtgtggagtttgcacgttctccctatgtctgcgtgggtttcctccgggtactctggcttcctccctaagtccgaaagacgtgctggctagggggatgggccatgctaaattgcctgttagtgtccaaagatgtgcaggtgagatggactagccatgggaaatgtgtggggttacagggatagggtgggggagagggcctggtttttaaagaagaaaataaatcaaAGGCAGCTGAGGAATTCTGAATTCTTGTTAGCATACCTGTCACTCTGACCGTGGTACCGTCAATTGGGAGAGAGCAAAGTGCTCTGAATCATTTATTTACATGACAAGCACATGCGTGGCTAAGAAGAGCTCCACATTGGAGCACAATTAAAGTAATAATTCCCGACATTCGCCCAGATCAGGGTGGCAGACTCATGGCAATGGTAGTAATTATATGAGTCACGTTGTTTAGGCGTTTAGAAAGTCACGCTGCTTATACATCTGTGCTTACTCAAAACTTATCTCGTATTTTCCCCAAAATGCTCAGATTAGTTCACTTTGTGCAAAGCCACTGATTAACCCACACAAGCTCGGTGTCAGTCAAAGGTAAAGACTCCTTATTTTTTTGGTACTTTTCCGGACTTTTATTTACATCGACAGAGCCAACTCTAATTCGGTCCAATCATGTTCCCCGCATGAGGGACAAACAGGAGCCAAGCTGGCAAgataagacattgcatcccatcttggcaTCGAtccaacaagatccaagctgacaggatgaggcgttgcaccccctcccgggcttgatctaacgTTTCATCTTAGCCCAAAGGcaaagatggctttgaaaaaattGCATCGGGTAAAGCCTCAGTTTTACCCCATTGGCTCCCcagatcctttactctaccctagctgaGGGAAGCCACCATCGCAGGCTtcagcacacccccagtgcaatgggctaacCTCGTCCCCTGCCTGATCCTGGTTTCACACCTTGTCGGGCAGTCTTTAGGTGCTGCTTCCATCCATCCTCTTTGAATCCTTGCATGGCCACCCACCTCTTCCAACCCTCCAAACCTCCATGGCCTCTGCGCTCCCTCAGTTCTGGCCTCTTGCTCACCCCaggctttttttcccccctctaaTGGCAAATTTGCCTTCAATTGAGTCGGCCTTAAGCAGTAGAACTCCCTCCGTAACCTTCACTTCACTCTCTCTCCTGTAAGACCCACTTCTTTGGTCAAGCATTATTCACTGACCTCCTTTCGCTCGGTGTCATTTTGTTTCCTTGGTGTAGCAtcatgggatgttttactacattaaaggtgctatataaatgcaggtgggTTATTGTTGCTTCCCGGACGGGTTGCTGGGTAGCAGTTATAAGTGAGCATGTTAGGGATaggggtagggatatgtttggcacaacttgtggggccgaagggcctgttttgtgctgtagtttttctatgtttctatgttagctGATTTTCTTAACTTTAGGTTTTCTGAGGTTAAAGGTGGGAGTGTGAAGGTGGTGTACTGACCCCATCACAACCTTGGCTGCTCACACAGCTCAGATTGAGATTGACCTTGGGggcaaggcgggggggggggggggggggggggcgctttcTTAGTCTGTTTTAGATACGTGCTTGTCGAGTCATCTGATGAGGAGGTTCATcactttagaccataagatataggagcagaattaggccattcagtccatcgagtcttctctgcatccaatcatggctgataagtttctcaactccattctcccgccttttccctgtaatctttgatccccttaccaatccagaacctatctatctctgtctttaataCACTCAatagcctggcctccacagccttctgtggcaaagaattccctagattcaccaccctctgactaaagaaattcctcctcatctcggttctaaagggtcgttccTTTACGCTGAGGCTGTGCTAgtctttcctactaatggaaacatcttgcccacgtccactctattaaggtctttcagtattctgtaagtttcaatgagatcccccctcattcttctaaactccatcgagtacagacccagagtcctcaaacgctcctcattcattaagcctttcattcccgggatcattctcgtgaacctcctctggatcctctctTACTGAGGGTCAGCCAGGCACTGGACCAGTTGAAGCTCTTAAATGTGTAGCAACATTCCTAATAGAGGAAACTTCTTATCAGAAATGGTTTAACATGAGAGTTAGCGGCAGCTGAGGTGAAGTTTTGTCAACCTATTCTGGTTTTTGAATATACATAAAATGTGGATGGTAATACTTAAGTGAGAAATTAATTTTGTAGAAGTCATCAGAATGACTAGGACCAATGATTGAAGTTTTGACAGTGGGATGGAGCCAGATTGGATCAGAAGAAAGAGttgaacacagggtgctggtggAGTGACCTGACTgagtctgcagtgcagaaggggaatGGATTTACCATTttgttgcatggtggcacagtggttagcactgctgtctcacagcgccagggacccgggttcgatccctggctcgggtcactgtctgtgcggagtttgcacgttctccccgtgtctgcgtgggtttcctccgggtgctccgatttcctctcacagtctgaaagatgtgtgtgggtgaggttgattggccatgctacattctcccttagtgtcagagggggtaAATACCggaagttatgggaatagggcctgggtgggattgttgttggtggaggcttgatgggccgaatggcctccttctgcactatgatgaTAATCAACTGAGGTAATcctggatgtgaagaggatgtttcttcttgtgggagaatctaggataaggggtcactgtttaaaaataaggggtcactcatttaaggcagagatgaggagaatatttttctctgagggcagagagtctctggaactctcttcctcaaaaggcagtggaagcaaagtctttgaatatttttggatttaatttattattgtcacaagtactggtgtacagtgaaaagtattgtttcttgcgtgctatacaggcaaagcatactgttcatagagaaggaaaggagagagtgtaaaatgtagtgttacagtcatagctagggtgtagagaaagatcaacttaaggtagattctgttcaaaagtctgatggcagcagggaagaagctgttcttgagttggttggtccgtgatctcagacttttgtatcttattcctgacagaagaaggtagaagagagaatgtccggggtgcgtggggtccttaattatgctggctgctttgccaagggagcgggaagtgtagacagagtcagtggctgggaggctggtttgagtgatgatctggatagattcttgataaccaagagggtgaaaggttatggggaggtcggcaggaatgtggggttgaggttacaatcaggtcagccatgatcttgttgaatggctggggggtgggcttgaggggcagagtggccgtctcctgctcctaattcatatatttGTATGTCTTGCCCTGTGAGAGTACTGGCAACTAGTCACACCACCTGGTTTCTAACCTCGAGCTTGGTAATCTTCTCCCCTTTGCTAGTCGACACTCGGTTTCCCTTTTGAAACTGACTGCTGAATCTGCATCTACCCTCCCTTTTCAGCAGTAATCTCCCGGTCACAACTATCTAAAATCGATCCTCGAGACTTGTCCTCTAGTTCTGTTGACAATGACCATGGAGTCTTGTTCCACGATCGTGGCTATGTGACtaaatgggtggaatttaatgctcaATGTAGCGGTGCCATTTAATCAGGTAGGAGGGTAGATGGTGGAGAGCCCATTATCTCACTGCCTCTGCCCCGATTTATGTCCAAGGCAGGAAGGCCCGTAGACATCCTTCCTGCTCCGTTGCTAATTGATGCCTTGAAGTGGGCAATTTCTGGGCCTCATCCTGCCACCGCCggctgctggtattcacccagtGGCATCCAGAGGCCTGTCCATGCAGAAACCCAACCGGCGAACCCTGTCAGTCAGGGTTGCTGAGCTTCCAGGGGGAATCCCTCATTCAATGGCACatagtgcctgattgagggacccgGCATTGGGAAGTGAGAGACTTGTTGGGAGCCGGCCCACTCTTATTCATTTCTTACTGTCGAAGCACTCCCATGACCCCCCACCTGTGAATTCCCTTCCGACCATCACTTATCTGTGACCTGGGTCTCTCAGCGATCCTGGGTTTTGGGTGGGGCGCACTACCAGCAATAGCCACTGCCTCCCAGTGATGCTGCTGAGCAGTGGAGAATCCTTagcttctgattggctggcagctctcagcagGTGGGACCTCTGTCCTTGGGGGTCCTTAATCCTGGGGAAGGTCTGCCGctgcccagttaagtgcctgattggTGCTTAACACAACAGATCTTCCAGAAAATAGGCAACGTGGGGTTTTTGttccttgtctggatgggtgcagctccaacgacagtccagaagcttgacaccatccagggcaaggcAGCCCGCTTGACTGCACCACACTCAGTACCtttaacatccactctctccaccactgacacacaatggcagcagtgtgtaccatctacacgatgcactgcagccactcaccaaggctcctttgacagcaccttccaaacatacaACCTCTacaacctggaaggacaagggcagcagatacatgggaacatgtaagctccctccaagtcacacaatatcctgacttgggaaatatatcaccgttcctccaatgtcgctgggtcaacttccaggaactccctccctaacagcatcatgggtgtacctacaccagatggactgcagtggttcaagacagTGGTTgatcaccgccttctcaagggcaagtagggatcaGGGAGCAGAAATTGCTGGCTTACCCAGCAATGCCCACTTctcgtgaaagaataaaagaaaatcagAGGATCCTTTAGATTTGGGCATCTACCCCTCATGGTACTGGGAGCTCTGGCCCTCTCTGCAGCCTATCTCCTGACATT
This Mustelus asterias chromosome 18, sMusAst1.hap1.1, whole genome shotgun sequence DNA region includes the following protein-coding sequences:
- the ccdc177 gene encoding coiled-coil domain-containing protein 177, yielding MGGEGDPPPAGSELAGAEMRQDSPRLRLDLDNFNSAEAEGSRYVLTSPRSLEACARCGVRPVELLHKSINELAKEAPARSMRVAAGLYEVYERERQRKLRDCREEREKIIREERRRRRACSTVRNSLPSSPAPRTKRTQALDLSRTKSHSTEYLQKKQDSNSTITSSDSGASSSFSGDTCKDRQGWLKVSPRGKAVTELHTPMGKSLSLGDLCHSPQTTQKVAKIVRELKKKGHAEVSERDRKIAALMLARHQEETLMSHQSHRAQVEWETHRRREATRREMEERERQRAVLQCQKMWESRLEARRTKQSQEQKEAAILKQQQALLQEEKWRLLAGNQEQQRKGRLEHAKLEAQEKKIHQEEHLRSKELEMKMDLEFKEQILHQKLTLAKEKKVEMEVKQVREKKLTNMVERLKHEAALKEIAKEMAMERKMLRKSLDQRLARSQENFEQLLEKRNRDLKERSTKEELQIRRARIAAEQHEKEHKEHLEALARAAERKIQHAAQVAQEKIQQISRRAVESRVERERIHRLNKLKLEEDEESKRREIQHSITKKLEKSERIFRERQIALENSRSLARASFQIRDKVRSEINTRTFDKMALEAELHAHLDKK